The sequence GACCCGGTGGCCTACTGCCCGGAGTCCAACCTGATAGTCGTCGATCTGGCCGGACTGCAGGAGATGAGCGCGCCGACCGATCAGTCGACGCTGGGTATGCCGCAGGGCGACAACACTGGTTTGTCGGCCGTCACGTCGCGGTATGCGCTTGCGGTGCAACGGGAACGCGAGGTCGGCTTGGAGTCGGCGGCGGCGGCGTTGCGCACCGCGTGCCTGACCGGGGTGGCCCAGCGTCGGATGGCCGAGCCCATGACGCTGTCATCCGGCCAGGGCTTGACGCTGGCCGGCGGGGATCTCGACGAGGCGGTGACCGGCCTGCTGATGAACGGGATCGTCGCCAGCGATGCCGAGGACAACACCGTGCCGGCGGGTTTCACCCGGATCCTCGCGTTCCGCTCCGGGCTGCACGGCGACATCGACGGATGCTTCGAGCGGTTCCCGTGATGAGCGAGCTGTCATGAACCGTCCGCAAGACCCGCAAGAGCCGCCGGAGCCGCGGACCACGCCGATTCCGCGACCGCGTGGGCCGCAGCGCCCACGTCCACCGGAACAGCCCTGGTATCTGGAGTTGCGTCGGCCCCCGGCACCCCCGCCGCCCCGAGTGCCACCGCCCCCACGGGCGCACCGGCCGCCACCGTCGGGCCCGCGGCCTCCGGTACCGCAGGACCGTCGCCAGCCGCGGACGGCCTCCGCTACTGGTGCCCCGAAACCGGCGGACCCGCGACCCCCGTCGAACCGCGCCGTGCTGATCGCCGCGGGCCTGACCGGACTACTCGCCGCCGGTGTGCTCCTGACGTTGGTGCTGCGCGGCGCCGTCGGCGGCTCGGGCTCCGTCGAGCTCGATGTGCACAAGGCCCAAGACGGTGTTCGCCAGGTGCTCACCGACCCGATCAACGGCTATGGACGCGACAACGTGACCAACGTCCGATGCAACAACGGGGTGAATCCGACCGTGCGTAAGGGCACCAGTTTCAGCTGTGTGGTCACTGTCGACGGCGCTCAGCGCCGCGTGCTCGTGGAGTTCACCGACGACGCCGGGACGTATGCGGTCGACCGGCCTCGGTGATGTTTTAGCTGGTGAAACGCGGCAAAGGGCCCCCGAAGACGTTGTTGGGCAACGTCTGTGGGCTGACTAGGAGTTGGCTGGCGATCTTCCTCGGCGCGGGTAGCGGCACCGTAGGTTCACATGCGCCGATACAACTACTGCGCCCCGGGGTACCTGAGGA is a genomic window of Mycolicibacter heraklionensis containing:
- a CDS encoding DUF4333 domain-containing protein, with protein sequence MLIAAGLTGLLAAGVLLTLVLRGAVGGSGSVELDVHKAQDGVRQVLTDPINGYGRDNVTNVRCNNGVNPTVRKGTSFSCVVTVDGAQRRVLVEFTDDAGTYAVDRPR